A window of Tautonia plasticadhaerens contains these coding sequences:
- a CDS encoding DUF4339 domain-containing protein, producing the protein MATSWFYRDGDNTEVGPYTPRQFAELVRLGEITPVTKVRRDGRRWHPAGKVRGLMEHVAATQIAAAEPAAAADTDPPWESLGGNGAGNEDANDAGPAEASPVPGGSVMDLQISFGAMKVRPWSVRAVWEAGGERKLVRLNRNVPPVARLEQADDATKRAVLHRIAVYAAVASPVRISTRFFGAVVTRLMGEAEDVGPQAEAVAAALERAVARGTVGDEDRACILGQVAIPGPSLHSRPSPAVAVIEGPSAPRRGIVTRNGLPCCANCGRQVSLRRGYCRSCGQAVNDPLTMILIRVAAIFLAIVMGAIKKSLN; encoded by the coding sequence ATGGCCACGTCCTGGTTTTACCGCGATGGTGATAACACGGAGGTTGGCCCCTACACTCCTCGGCAGTTTGCGGAGCTGGTGCGGCTTGGCGAGATCACGCCGGTCACGAAGGTCCGCAGGGACGGGAGGCGGTGGCACCCGGCGGGGAAAGTCCGGGGGCTGATGGAGCACGTCGCAGCGACCCAGATCGCCGCCGCCGAGCCCGCCGCCGCTGCCGACACCGACCCTCCCTGGGAATCCCTGGGTGGCAACGGGGCAGGCAACGAGGATGCGAACGATGCGGGGCCGGCCGAGGCGTCGCCCGTGCCCGGCGGGTCCGTGATGGATTTGCAGATCAGCTTCGGAGCCATGAAGGTACGCCCCTGGTCGGTCAGGGCGGTTTGGGAGGCCGGGGGAGAGCGGAAGCTGGTCCGGTTGAACCGGAACGTCCCGCCGGTCGCCCGCCTGGAGCAGGCGGACGACGCAACCAAGCGGGCGGTGCTCCACCGGATCGCGGTTTACGCGGCCGTCGCCAGCCCGGTCCGAATCTCGACGCGCTTCTTCGGCGCGGTGGTCACCCGGCTGATGGGCGAGGCTGAGGACGTCGGGCCGCAGGCCGAGGCGGTGGCCGCCGCCCTGGAGCGGGCGGTCGCGAGGGGCACGGTTGGCGACGAGGACCGGGCCTGCATCCTGGGGCAGGTGGCGATACCCGGACCGTCGCTACACAGTCGGCCGTCGCCCGCGGTCGCGGTGATCGAAGGGCCGTCGGCCCCGCGGCGGGGAATCGTTACCCGCAATGGGCTGCCGTGCTGCGCCAACTGCGGCCGCCAGGTCTCGCTGCGCCGCGGCTATTGTCGATCCTGCGGCCAGGCGGTGAACGATCCACTGACAATGATCCTCATCAGGGTCGCGGCCATCTTCCTGGCGATCGTCATGGGTGCCATCAAAAAATCTTTGAATTAG
- a CDS encoding recombinase family protein codes for MSDATRSPKLRPWHLDRAAFVYVRQSTPQQVLDHRESTDRQYALADRAVALGWPRDRVTTIDDDLGKSGQSIEGRPGFQRLLAEVALDNVGLILGLEMSRLARSNRDWHQLLELCARFRVLLADADAVYDPADHNDRLLLGLHGMLNEAELHVIKERMCQGRLNKARRGEPMGSPPLGYVRLASGEWAIDPDEQVQATVRLIFDRFDREGTLHGLLRYLVHHGVRIPIRPRHGPNRGGLEWRRPNRPTLSNVLHHPAYAGAYRFGHREVDPRRKRPGRPDTGKLVRRPEECLVLIRDRLPAYITWERFCDNQERLEANRARRDRPGAPRQGASLLAGLLRCGRCGRRMLVRYSGATGRYSYTCARGAADHAEPICQSLSGPALDGLVAGRVLAAVEPAALEASLAAVAEVERERSELARHWRLRLERAGCEADRAARQYQACEPENRLVGRELERRWEEALRAQRRLEDEHERWRGSAPGRLSPDDERTIRSLAGDLPAVWQATTTTPAERQRIARLLIDHVSVTVDKASERVDVTLHWSGGMTESHAMSRPVKRYDLLADYPRLVERLRGWRAERLSPAAMAERLNVEGFRPPKRAERFTRGMVQRLLWHLGLARTPFGSPAGLGRDEYRPSSLARRLGVSRDTVRRWVRVGWLTAHRDAQGHHVIWADGSELRRLRELRRLPRTWANKGRLAELTRPRPRPGR; via the coding sequence ATGAGTGACGCAACCCGCTCGCCCAAGCTCCGGCCCTGGCATCTCGACCGGGCGGCCTTCGTCTACGTCCGCCAATCCACACCCCAGCAGGTGCTCGACCACCGCGAGTCCACCGACCGGCAGTACGCCCTGGCCGACCGCGCCGTCGCCCTCGGGTGGCCACGGGACCGCGTCACCACGATCGACGACGACCTGGGCAAGAGCGGCCAGTCGATCGAGGGCCGGCCCGGGTTCCAGCGGCTGCTGGCCGAGGTGGCGCTCGACAACGTCGGGCTGATCCTCGGCCTGGAGATGAGCCGGCTGGCCCGGTCCAACCGCGACTGGCACCAGCTGCTCGAGCTCTGCGCCCGCTTCCGCGTGCTCCTGGCCGACGCCGACGCCGTCTACGACCCGGCCGACCACAACGACAGGCTCCTGCTGGGCCTGCACGGCATGTTGAACGAGGCAGAACTTCATGTCATCAAGGAGCGGATGTGCCAGGGCCGGCTCAACAAGGCCCGCCGGGGCGAGCCGATGGGCTCCCCGCCGCTGGGCTACGTACGCCTCGCCTCGGGCGAGTGGGCGATCGACCCCGACGAGCAGGTCCAGGCGACCGTGCGGCTGATCTTCGACCGGTTCGACCGCGAGGGTACCCTGCACGGCCTGCTCCGCTACCTGGTCCACCACGGGGTCCGCATCCCGATCCGACCCCGCCACGGCCCCAACCGCGGCGGGTTGGAGTGGCGGCGGCCGAACCGCCCGACGCTGTCGAACGTCCTGCACCACCCGGCCTACGCCGGTGCCTACCGGTTCGGCCACCGGGAGGTCGACCCGCGGCGCAAGCGGCCCGGGCGGCCCGACACCGGCAAGCTGGTCCGCCGCCCGGAGGAGTGCCTGGTGCTGATCCGCGACCGGCTGCCGGCCTACATCACCTGGGAGCGGTTCTGTGACAACCAGGAGCGGCTGGAGGCCAACCGGGCCCGCCGGGACCGCCCCGGCGCGCCGCGGCAGGGGGCCTCGCTGCTGGCCGGACTCCTGCGGTGCGGGCGGTGCGGCCGGCGGATGCTCGTGCGGTACTCGGGGGCGACGGGCCGGTACAGCTACACCTGTGCCCGCGGGGCGGCCGACCACGCCGAGCCGATCTGCCAGAGCCTCTCCGGGCCGGCGCTCGACGGGCTGGTCGCCGGCCGGGTCCTGGCGGCGGTGGAGCCGGCGGCGCTGGAGGCGAGCTTGGCGGCGGTGGCCGAGGTCGAGCGCGAGCGGTCCGAGCTGGCCCGGCACTGGCGGCTCCGCCTCGAACGCGCCGGCTGCGAGGCCGACCGCGCGGCCCGGCAGTACCAGGCCTGCGAGCCGGAGAATCGCCTGGTCGGCCGCGAGTTGGAGCGGCGCTGGGAGGAGGCGTTGAGGGCGCAGCGGCGCCTCGAGGACGAGCACGAGCGGTGGCGGGGGTCGGCCCCCGGTCGGCTCTCACCGGACGACGAGCGGACGATCCGGTCGCTGGCCGGCGACTTGCCGGCGGTGTGGCAGGCGACGACGACGACGCCCGCCGAGCGGCAGCGGATCGCCCGACTCCTGATTGACCACGTGTCCGTCACCGTGGACAAGGCGAGCGAGCGGGTCGATGTGACGCTCCACTGGTCCGGCGGCATGACCGAGTCGCACGCCATGTCCCGGCCGGTGAAGCGGTACGACCTCCTGGCCGACTACCCCCGACTGGTCGAGCGACTGCGGGGATGGCGCGCCGAGCGGCTCAGCCCGGCGGCGATGGCCGAGCGGCTCAACGTCGAGGGGTTCCGTCCCCCGAAGCGGGCCGAGCGGTTCACGCGGGGGATGGTGCAACGGCTGCTCTGGCACCTGGGGCTGGCCCGCACGCCCTTCGGCAGCCCGGCCGGCCTCGGCCGCGACGAATACCGGCCGTCGTCGCTGGCGCGTCGGCTGGGGGTGTCGCGAGACACGGTGCGGCGATGGGTGCGGGTCGGGTGGTTGACGGCGCATCGCGACGCCCAGGGCCACCACGTGATCTGGGCCGACGGGTCCGAGCTGCGGCGGCTGCGCGAGCTCCGCCGGCTGCCGCGGACGTGGGCGAACAAGGGGCGGCTTGCCGAACTGACCAGACCGAGGCCGCGCCCGGGACGGTAG
- a CDS encoding IS4 family transposase: MKTGLGAERLQLETAGRLFAAVAIMGVVAWRLIALKERLRSDPEAPAERSGLDQLELEVLRRELGRPIGTVREVVLAAGRLGGHMNRKRDGMPGWQTLWIGMLRLRTLAEGVRLGRDLRFGE, from the coding sequence TTGAAGACCGGGCTGGGGGCCGAGCGGCTCCAGCTGGAGACGGCCGGGCGGCTCTTCGCCGCGGTGGCGATCATGGGCGTGGTGGCATGGCGGCTGATCGCGCTGAAGGAGCGGCTGCGGTCGGACCCCGAGGCGCCGGCCGAGCGGTCGGGACTGGATCAGCTGGAGCTGGAGGTCCTGCGCCGCGAGCTGGGCCGACCGATCGGGACGGTCCGCGAGGTGGTGCTGGCGGCGGGGCGGCTCGGCGGCCACATGAACCGCAAGCGGGATGGGATGCCGGGCTGGCAGACGCTCTGGATCGGGATGCTGCGGCTCCGCACGCTCGCCGAAGGGGTCCGTCTGGGTCGGGACCTGAGATTTGGGGAATGA
- a CDS encoding type II toxin-antitoxin system HicA family toxin, with translation MPRPPDGFRLARTTGSHHIFSHPDIPELVNLQEAGGEAKPYQVRQFLRLIERHNLTLDDPE, from the coding sequence TTGCCCCGGCCACCCGACGGGTTCCGGCTGGCTCGCACCACGGGGAGCCATCACATCTTCTCGCACCCCGACATCCCCGAGTTGGTGAACCTCCAGGAGGCCGGTGGGGAGGCGAAGCCGTATCAGGTGCGGCAATTCCTCCGGCTCATCGAGCGACACAACCTCACCCTGGACGATCCGGAATGA
- a CDS encoding IS4/Tn5 family transposase DNA-binding protein → MERPIPPEPEPTRWASAHFAGADLADVRRVRRVVRIAGAWADRPGRSIPAPFEDRYDIKAAYHLFDHADATPERLQAGHRGLVAEALRQRGTSLLIEDTTVISYPGRRPVPGLGTVGYSGRGQTGFHLHTVLAARWPGQVRPDAHGRRPALEVLGLADQQSDVRAPLPAGTTRRRPPARKPTDPPKAWERATERVGPAPEGAAVRWVRVCDREADIDEFLRSCQRARRGFVVRAARDRIVRDPATGRPDGSLRRQVAASAALGQFVLQLRSRPGRAARSAMLSVSVTPVAPVAPRRPGRAADATERLTCTAVRVWEEHPPEGVEPLEWVLMCDAPVAGRDAAIGRASQYSARWLVETCQADCTSSDRWCSTPGGGYDQRRRAA, encoded by the coding sequence ATGGAGCGGCCGATTCCCCCCGAACCTGAGCCGACCCGTTGGGCCTCGGCCCACTTCGCGGGGGCCGACCTCGCCGATGTCCGCCGCGTCCGCAGGGTCGTCCGGATCGCCGGGGCCTGGGCCGACCGGCCCGGTCGCAGCATCCCGGCTCCGTTCGAGGACCGCTACGACATCAAGGCGGCCTACCACCTGTTCGACCACGCCGACGCCACCCCCGAGCGCCTCCAGGCCGGGCACCGCGGGCTCGTGGCCGAGGCCCTTCGACAGCGGGGGACCTCCCTGCTGATCGAGGACACGACCGTCATCTCCTACCCCGGCCGCCGGCCGGTCCCCGGCCTGGGTACGGTCGGCTACTCCGGGCGGGGCCAGACGGGATTCCACCTGCACACCGTCCTGGCGGCCCGTTGGCCGGGGCAGGTCCGCCCCGACGCGCACGGCCGGCGGCCCGCCCTGGAGGTCCTCGGCCTGGCCGACCAGCAGTCCGACGTCCGAGCACCCTTGCCGGCCGGCACGACCCGCCGTCGGCCGCCGGCCCGCAAGCCGACCGACCCGCCTAAGGCCTGGGAGCGGGCCACCGAGCGGGTCGGCCCGGCCCCCGAGGGGGCCGCGGTCCGCTGGGTGCGGGTCTGCGACCGCGAGGCGGACATCGACGAGTTCCTCCGCAGCTGCCAGCGGGCCCGACGCGGCTTCGTCGTGCGCGCGGCGCGCGACCGCATCGTGAGGGACCCGGCGACCGGCCGGCCCGACGGCTCGCTGCGCCGCCAGGTCGCCGCCTCGGCGGCCCTCGGCCAGTTCGTCCTCCAGTTGCGGTCGCGACCGGGCCGGGCCGCGCGGTCGGCGATGCTGTCGGTCAGCGTCACCCCGGTGGCGCCGGTCGCCCCGCGGCGGCCGGGCCGGGCCGCCGACGCCACGGAGCGGCTGACCTGCACGGCGGTGCGGGTCTGGGAGGAGCACCCGCCCGAGGGCGTCGAGCCGCTGGAGTGGGTCCTGATGTGCGACGCCCCGGTCGCGGGCCGCGACGCGGCGATCGGGCGGGCCTCGCAGTACTCGGCGCGGTGGCTGGTCGAGACGTGCCAAGCAGACTGCACCTCAAGCGACCGGTGGTGCAGCACCCCCGGCGGCGGTTACGATCAGCGCCGCCGCGCTGCTTGA